One Chitinispirillales bacterium genomic window, CGGCAATTAAACGACATTCTTGATTTGTCATATTTACGAGATTTGACTAAGAAGTATTACGGTCAAGAAGGTCAAAAGAGTATAGATCCGGTAGTATTTTTCAAATTGATGCTTGTAGGTTATTTTGAGAATATAAACTCGGATAGGAAGATAATAGAACAATCATCGCTTCGTTT contains:
- a CDS encoding transposase; translated protein: MQGKKEYEEKLFISFQLSQRVPSNNFYRQLNDILDLSYLRDLTKKYYGQEGQKSIDPVVFFKLMLVGYFENINSDRKIIEQSSLR